One Sphingomonas endolithica genomic window, CTTCGTCCTCGCGCACGGCAAAGCGGCTGGCGCGTTCGTACAGCAACGTGCTGACGCCGAATTCGAGCAGCAATGTGAGCAACAGGACTGCGACGATGCGGCCGGCAATGCCGATCGACGGCGCGACGAACCGTCTCAACTGCGCGTGACGGCAGCGGTGAGCATATAGCCGATACCGCGCACGGTGACGATCGGCGCTGGCGTCTCGCCGTGCGACAATTTGCGGCGCAGCCGGCTGACCAGCACGTCGACGCTGCGGTCCGAACTGTCGCCAAGGCGCGTGCGCGACAGCTCGATCAGCCGCTCGCGCGCGACCACCCGGCCGCTATGTTCGAGCAGGCTGACCAGCAGGTCGAGTTCCGCCCCGGTCACGTCGACGAGCGAGCCGGAAGGCGACTTCAACTCGCGCCGCGACAGATTGACCTGCCAGCCGTCGAAGGTGAGCAGCCCTTGCTCGGGACGGCCATGCCGGCGATCCAGCGCACCGCGACGCAGCACCGCGCGGATTCGGGCGATCAGCTCGGACGTGCCGAACGGCTTGGCGATGTAATCGTCCGCGCCGAGCTCCAGCCCGACCACCCGGTCGGTCTCGCTGCCCTTGGCGCTGACGAAGATGATCGGCACGTCGCTCTGCTGGCGCAGCGCACGGCACAGATCGATGCCGCTGGTGCCCGGCAGCATGATGTCGAGCAGCACGAGATCGACCGGCCCCGCCTCCAGCGCGCGCCACATTTCCGGGGCGGAGGAAGCCGGGCGCACGCCATACCCGTTCTGCTGCAGCGCGCGCGTGGTGAGCGTGCGGATCGCGGGATCGTCCTCGACCAGCACGATCAGCGGCGCGCCGGACAGCGGCGTGGGTTCGGGATCAATCGTCATCGTGCATCGGCAGGTAGGTCTGCGCACCAGGCCGGTCAACGCGCGCGCCCGTCCCGCTGGCGACGCAGCAACAATTCCTCACAGAGGCGCGAAGCTCGGGCAACCGGTAGCTCCTAGATCGCAGGCAATAATCAGGAGCTTACCCCATGCGTCTCTTCATCGCCACTGCCCTTGCCGCCACCTGCGCGCTGCCCGCTCTTGCCGCGGATCGCCCGACCGGAACGGTCAAGCAGTTGCAGGCGCGCGGCTGCACGGTCCAGCAAGTGCATACGCCGGCGGGCAAGATGGTGCACAATGCGCCAATCGTACGCTGCCCGTCCGCAACGGCACTGGCACAGCAGGCGAAGCCGGCACGCGCCGTCGCCCTGCCCGCCAACTGAGATCACGCGGCGCCCGGTTCCCTTGCGGGCGTCGTCTGAACCAACGCACCGGCACGCTCAACGCCGCCCGCGCACCGCCAGCATGGCGACCCCGCCGCACAGCGTCAGCCCGGCCAGCGCCAGCATCACCGCATCGAAATACCGCGGTGTCGCCAGCCACCAGGTGAGCAGCGGCCCAAGCAGCGCGGGCAGCGTGTTCGTCAGATTGTAGAAGCCGAGATCGCGCCCGCGATGCTGCGGATCGGGCAGGAATTGCATCGCAAAGGCCGAGTGTAGCGCGACGAACACCGACGATCCCGTCGTGTAGACGCAAAAGCCGATCGCGCCCGCAGTCCAATCCGCCGCGAGCGCCATGCCGACCAGCCCAGACGCCGCGACGATCGCCGCCGCCAGCAGGAACGGCTTGCGGCGGCCGAGCAGGTCGGAGACGCGCCCGACGGCAAGTGCGATCGGCAGCGGCAGGACAAAGGCGATGGTCAGCAGCCGTCCGACCAGCGCCGGCAGGTCGGCGGTCGCGACCGCCCCCAAGCTCTCGAAATAATAGAGCAGGTACAGCGACAGCGCATTACCGGCGACCTGCACCAGCAACCGCGCGATCCAGGCAATCACGATGTCGCGGCGGAGCATGGCACCCGGCAGCACCAGGGTGGCGTCCGGTGCGATCCGCCGCGCGCGGGTGAGCAGCAACGGCGCGACGCATGCCGCCACTGCCGCTACGACCAACCCTAGTCGCGATGTCTCGTCGAGAAACGCCAAACCTACCAGCAGCGCCGACAATGCCGACGCCAGCGGGTTGGCGAGCGGCAACAAGCCACCAGCCACGCCCTTCTGCATATCGGGGATCTCGTCGGCCATGATCGCGAATAACGGCGCGAGCACAGCGTTCACGACAACCTGGAACGCGACCACCGCCAGCACGATCGCGATCGGCGATGCCGCGATGGCGACGAGGGTATAGGCAAAGGCCAGGCCCCCCACGCCCCCCGCCAGCACCACACGACGCCCCCCGCCCCGCGCCACCATGTGGTCGCTGAGCCAGCCGAACAGGATATTGGACACGCTTGCCGCCAGCGCGCCGGCAATGACGGTCGCCGTGAACAAGCCGATCCGCGCATCCCCCGCCACCCCCCCGATCTTTACCGGCAACAGCAGCGTGAGCAGCGGCAGATAGCCGATCACCCCGCCAACATGCGCCAGCGCACAGATCAGCAGGAAGGAAGGCGAGCGGCGAGTTGGCCGAACTTGGGCGGAAGCAGCAGGATCGGCCATCGCCAAATGGTGTGCCCGCTCCCTGCGACTGCGGCAACCGGCATCGGCCGGCTGCCAGTACAGCTCACGCGGGCGCGACGGCCTCCTGCACGATCGTTGCCTCATGCGTCACAGGAAAGTTCACCGATCGGGCGATGAAGCACATGGCGTGTGCCTGGTCGTGCAACGCCGCAGCCACTGCTGCGTCCGCTCCGGCCGCAATCGTGACGCGCGGGCGCAGCGTTACGGATACGAACTGGCCGGCACCGCCGGATTCCTCGACCATGCAGCCCTCCGCATCGTCCACGTAGGTCATGACGACAATGCCGCGCTGAGCGCAGAGCCCCAAATACCAGAGCTTGTGGCAGGCGGCGAGCGACGCGACCAACATTTCCTCGGGATTCCACCGGCTCGCATCGCCGCGGAAGGCGGGATCGGACGACCCGGCAATGACCGGTTTGCCCGGCACCGCAATGTCGTGGGCGCGTTCATAGCCGCGATAGCTTGCCGTTCCGCTGCCGGTGTTTCCCGTCCAGCGTACCTGCACGGCGTAACGATGCTGTTTGTCGAGCGGCATGCGTGAACCTCCGTCAGCGGATGCGAGATCGCCGTGGATAACCGGTGACCAAGCCATCGTCGATCAGGATCCTCCCCGACTCCCGTGCTCGTCACGATGAAGAAGGCGAGGTTCCCGCATAATCCTCATCCGCCACTTGCTCCAGCCAGTCGACCGCCTTGCCGTCCTGCATCTCGGCAATGGCGATGTGGGTCATCGCCGTTTCGGGGCTGGCACCGTGCCAGTGCCGCTCCCCAGCCGCAAAGAACACGATGTCGCCCGGCCGGATCGTTTCGATCGGCCCACCCGCGCGCTGGATGCGGCCGCACCCGGCCGTGACGAGCAGCGTCTGCCCCAGCGGATGCGTATGCCAGGCGGTGCGGGCACCGGGCTCGAACGTCACGGTGGCGCCGCTCAACCCACCGCTACCGCTGAACGGCGCATCGATGCGGACGGTGCCGGTAAAATAGGCCGCCGGTCCCTTGTTCGACGGCTGCGATCCCGCGCGGGTGATCTCCATGCTTGCTGCTCCATGACGTCGGCGGTGGATGGTAGCTAAGTGCCGCTGCGCCAGCGTTGTTCCGCGAAAGTCGATCTCGCGACCTCAGGGCTTCATGGTCGCTGCCTCCAGCGTCGTGGTGGCGAGCAGCGAACGATCAGCCGCATCGCGCGCCAGCGCCACGCGGTACGTGCCCGCCGCGATGCGCCAGCCCGGCAGCCTCGTGTCATAGTCCGCCAGGATCCGCGGCTCGGCGGTGAGCGTCACGCGGCGCGTCTCGCCGGGCTTCAGCGTCACGCGCGTGAACGCCGCCAGCCGCATGGGCGTGTTCGCGCCATCCCGCGCGACATACACCTGCGGCACGTCCGCGCCCGTGCGCTTGCCGGTATTGACCATTTCGAACGACACGCTGAGCCCCTTGCCGCCGGTCACCGCCAGGTTGCGATAGGCAAAACTGGTATAGCCAAGCCCGTGCCCGAACGGGAACAAAGGCTGCCGTCCCTTCTTCTCGTACCAGCGATAGCCGACATCGGCGCCCTCGACATAGTCGACCGGGAAGCTCTGCAGCGCGCCGGCGCTCGGCGCGCCCGGGTCGGCCGCAGCCTGCGCCTCGGCCGCGGTCATCCTGTCGAGACCGACCGGGCGCGGGCGCGGCGCTTGTGCCTCGGCTGCCGGGAAGGTGATCGGCAGGCGGCCCGACGGGTTGACCTTGCCGGTCAGGATGTTGGCGATCGCCTCCCCGCCGCGCTGCCCGGGATACCAGGCCTGCAGCACCGCAGGCACCTTGCCGATCCACGGCATCAGCACCGGCCCGCCGGTTTCCAGCACCGCCACCGTCTTGGGCTGCACCGCAGCGATCGCCGTGATCAGTGCGTCCTGCTGGTTGGGCAGGCGCAGGTCGTGAACATCGTCGGCCTCGGTCGTCCACTGCGTGGCGAAGACGATCACCAGGTCCGCCGCCCTGGCCGCATCCAGCGTGGCGTTGAGATTGCGCCCATCCATGAAACTGACGCTCGCACCGGGCAGCGCCGCCTTCAGCGCCTTGACGGGCGAGGAGGCATGATAGGTGATGCGCGCGAACGATGCCGATCCGCCGGTTGCGAGCGGAATTTCGATCGGCGCGCCGCCCACGCCGCGCACCTGGCTTGATCCACCGCCCGACAGCACGCCAACATCGGCGTCGCCGCCGATCACCACGATGCGACGGGCCGTGCGCGCGAGCGGCAACAGGTCACCCTCATTCTTGAGCAAGACGATCCCGGCCTCGGCAGCGCGCTGTGCAACCAGCGCATTCTGCGCATAATTGGGCGTCTGCGCAACCGTCGGCACGGGCGTGTCGTACGCGCCGGTCTCGATCAGCCCGGTCAAATAACGCGCCACCATGTCGTCGAGCCGAGACGCCCGCACGGCGCCCGATTGTACCGCAGCCTTGAGCGGCGCAGCGAAATACAGTGCCTTGTCGAGTTCCTCGCCCGATTGCTGGTCGAGGCCGGCATTGGCGGCCTTGGCGGTGGAGTGCACCGCACCCCAGTCGCTCATCACCCAGCCCTTATAGCCCCAGTCACGCTTCAGCACCTCGGTCAGCAAATGCTCGTTCTCGCACGCCCAATCGCCGCCGACCTTGTTATAGGCGCACATCACCGATCCGGGACGCCCCGTCTCGATCGCGATCTGGAAGGCGAGCAGGTCGCTCATCCTGAAGCTCGCCTCGTCGATCCTGCCGTCGAGCACGGTACGTCCCGTCTCCTGCGCGTTGAGCGCGAAATGCTTGACGGTCGAGACGATGCGGTTCGATTGCACGCCCGCGATATGCGCGCCCGCCAGCCGCCCCGCGAGCAGCGGGTCCTCGCCCAGATATTCGAAATTACGTCCGTTCCACGGATCGCGCGTCAGGTTGACCCCGCCGGCCAGCAGCACGTTGAAGCGCTTGGCGCGCGCCTCGCTGCCGATCATCGCCCCACCTGCGCGCGCAATCTCGGGATCGAAACTGGCGGCGGTGGCGAGGCTAGAGGGCAGAGCCGTAGCAACATCGCCCTTGCGCTGCTCGACCTGGTTGGCAACGCCGAGCGACGCATCGCTTTCGCGTACCAACGGCACGCCCAGGCGCGGGATGCCTTCGATATGCCCGGCCGAGGGAATCAGCTCATTGGCCGACTTGCCCTTCGCCATTGGCGGAAACAGTCCATGCACCAGCGCGATCTTCTCATCGATCGTCATCCGCGCAACGATCGTATTGGCGCGCGCGCGTGCATCCTCTGTTGTGGCAGACCGTGTCTGGGCAGTGGATGCACCAGCGCCCAAGCCGGCAATGATCGTCGCGCCGAGCAACGCTGCGTATAGGCTCTTTGACATCCTCGTCTCCCTTGTTTCCGGCTTCTTGGCCGTGTTGCGTACTCAATCGCATATCACGCGGCGCGCATCTACGTGATGTGCAATATATCAGTTGGCCGACGAGGACCTACTAGGCGGTATGTTGGGCCGCGCTTTTGCCACCTACCGCCTGGAAAATGCCAATGGTGAAAGTGTTCTTCGATGGCGGTTGTCGCCCAAATCCCGGCGCGATGGAGATCGCCGTGGTGGCGCGTGGGCGCACGCACATCGTGCGCGATCGGGGCGCCGGCACCAGCTTCGATGCCGAATGGCTTGCGTTGATCGAAGCGTTGAAGGTTGCGCAATCGCTTGCGCCTGCCTCGTTCGTGCTGCTCGGCGATGCGGCGACGGTGATACGCCAAGCGGCGGGGGTGGCACCATGCCGCGGCGCGGCGCTACGGCATCTCCAGGCCTTCAAGGCGCTTGTGCCGGCCGGCGCCCGCGTTCGCTACATCAAACGTACGCAAAACCTCGCGGGCATTGCGCTCGCGAGGTTGCATGGTTGAACAAGAAAGGTGGCGCGGCGACGGACGCCGCGCGCCTGATCAGCCGCGGCGACCGCGCAGGCTGTTGAACACGGCCAAAGCGATCGTCCCGACCAGGGCCGCTGTGGCATAAGGCCGCTCGCGCGCAAAGGTCGTCGCTTTGGTGGCCAACGGCGCGATGGCGTCGCGGGCCGCGGTGACGCCCTGCTGCGCACTGGCAATAACCGCCGGCTGAGCATCGCTGGATGCCGCAGCAGGTGCAGCGGTGTTGTTGTGCGGCGCTTCCTGCAACGGGAAAGGCGACTGGTTACCGGCGGGAACGGGAGGAGTGTGCGACATGGTTAGACCCTTTGTAATGTGGGGCCGTAACGCGCTGCCGCCGGTTTCTTTCCCGCCGATCAGCAACCTTGAATGTCGCTCAGCCGCGTTCGGCCTTGGCCGCCTGGTTGACCAGCGCCCGTCCGACGGTCGCCTCGGCGCTCATCGCCATGGTTTCCCAGGTGAGCGCCGAGCGTTCATGCATGGCACGCCGATTCGGCAGGTTGGTTTTTTCAGCAGCCTCGCGCTGCGCGGCCGCGTTGGCGCGGTAGGTGTCGATGACGGTCATGACGAGCGCTATATCAGAGCATAGCGCGAACGACCAAGCTCTTATGCATCGCGTATTGACAATGCCTCGCAATAGCGGCTTTAGCGTGCTCCCAGGCAATCACGTCGTCCGGGGCATCCCATCTCGCAAACCACCGCCCCTTCGCGGCTGAAGCCGAAGCGCAAGTGGCGCGGGTGGTGGCTGAAGCAGCTGCACACCTGGCATTGGGTGAGCGCGGCGGTATCGCTGTCGGCAATGCTGCTGTTCGCGATCACGGGCATCACGCTCAACCATGCCGCGTCGATCAGTGCCACGCCGGTCGTCGTCGACAAGGATGCCGTGCTGCCGGCACCTTTGCTGGCGACCTTGCCCAAGGCGCCGGCGGCGGGCGCGCCGTTGCCAGCGCCGGTTGCCGCTGCCGTGGCGCGTACCGTCGGTGTCGATCCGAGCCGCAATGCCGGGGAATGGTCCGATAGCGAGGTTTACGTCGCGCTGCCCCGGCCGGGCGGGGATGCGTGGGTCAGCATCGATCGCGCAAGTGGCAAGATCAGCGCCGAGACGACCGATCGCGGCTGGATTTCCTACCTCAACGATCTCCACAAGGGGCGCAACGCCGGCACCGCCTGGTTTTGGTTCATCGACATCTTCGCTGCTGCGTGCGTGCTGTTCACGCTGACCGGACTGCTACTGCTGCAGTTGCACGCGCGGCATCGCCCATCGACCTGGCCGCTGGTCGCCTTGGGATTGGCGCTGCCGGTGCTGATCGCCATCGTCTTCCTCCATTGAAGGATCCCGCTCATGCGTAACGCCGTCCTCTCTTCCTCCGCGCTACTGGCTGGCGTGATCGCGGCGCCGGCCATGGCGGGCACGGTGACGGTCACGATACCGCGCCTGAACGTCGCCGAATATCACCGCCCGTATGTCGCGGTGTGGGTCGAGCCGGCAGGCGGCGGCGCGGCGCGCACCGTCGCCGTATGGTACGACATCAAGAAGCGCGGCAACGAGCCCGGCACCAAATGGCTGGCCGACCTGCGCGCCTGGTGGCGCAAGGGCGGTCGCAGCCTGAACTTGCCCGCCAACGGGGTGAGCGGCGCGACACGCGCGCCCGGCCAGTACAGCATCGCGCTGCCCGCCGACCTGAAGCCCGGTGCCTATGTGCTGAACGTGGAAGCGGCGCGCGAAACGGGCGGGCGCGAGCTCGTCACCGTGCCGCTGAACGTGCCCAACACTTCCGGCCGCGCCACCGGCAAGGGTGAACTCGGCGCCGTCACGCTTTCCCGCTGATCCCAGGAGACCAAGTCATGAGCCCCCTCGCCCGCCGCCTGCTGACCGCCGCCGCGTTGCTGTCGATTCCCGCCGGGCTTTCCGCGCACCGCATGTGGCTGTTGCCCTCCGGCACGGTGTTTTCCGGCACCGATAGCTGGGTAACCGTCGATGCCGCGGTGTCGAACGATCTATTCTTCCTCGATCACCAACCCGGGCGGCTGGAGACGATCAAGGTGTGGCAGCCGGACGGTACGCCCGGCGAACTGAAGAACGGATCGACCGGGCGCTATCGTTCGGTGTTCGACGTGCAGCTCGACAAGCCCGGCACGTGGAAGATCGGATCGCAGATGTCGGGCGTGATGGGCAGCTTCAAGGTCGACGGGGTCGAGAAGCGGGTCGGTGGTCGCGGCGGTCCGCCGCCGGGTGCGGGTGGGCAGCCCGGCGCGGTTCGCCAGCCACCGCTGACCGTCGCGGACATTCCGGCGAACGCCACCGACGTCAAGCTGACCGAGACGTCGAGCCGCAACGAGATCTACGTCACCGCAGGCGAGCCGACCACCAAGGTCTTCAAGCCTACGGGCAAGGGGCTGGAATTCGCGCCGGTGACGCATCCGGACGAACTGGTTGCGGGTGAGGCAGCGCGGTTCCGGTTCCTGATCGACGGCAAGCCGGCCGCCGGGATCAAGGTGAGCGTGATCCCCGGCGGAAAGCGCTATCGCAACGAGGAAGGCGGCATGGAGCTGACCACCGGGGCGGACGGCGTGCTGACGGTCACCTGGCCGACGGCGGGCATGTACTGGCTGAACGCCACCACGACGGACAGCAAGACGACGACACCGCGCGCGACCGAGCGGCGCATGTCCTACACCACGACGCTCGAGGTGCTGACGCCCTGATCGGCATGCGCATCGCGTTGCCGCCAGCGCTGTCGGCGCAGGCGATCGCCGGGCGGGATGCCACGCTGCCGGTCGTCACGCTCGATGGCGAGACGATGGGCACCACCTGGCGCATCCTGTTCGCACGGGCAGCGTCGGTGGATGTCGCGGCGTTGCGCGGCGCGGTCGACGTGCGGCTAGCCGGGCTGGTCGCGGAAATGAGCCACTGGGACGGCACGTCGCTGCTGACGCGCTTCAACCGCGCGCCGGCGGGCACGTGGATGACGCTGCCGCCCGATTTCGCGCATGTCATGGCCGCGGCCTTGCGCATCGCGGCGGCGAGCGACGGCGCGTTCGATCCGGCGGTCGGGCGGCTGGTCGACCTGTGGGGCTTCGGCCCGCCCGGCCCTGCCCCGACGCCTGACCGTGCGGCGATCGCGGGGGCGACTGCACTGTCGGGCTGGCGGCGGCTTTCTTTCGACCCTGCGTCGCGGCGGCTGCGCCAGCCGGGCGGCTTGGCGCTCGATCTGTCGGGGATCGCCAAGGGACATGCGGTGGATGCGCTGGCGCAGCTGCTGCGAGATGCTGGTATCGGCCATGCTTTGGTCGAGATCGGCGGCGAACTGGTCGGGTTCGGGGTACGTCCAGATGGCGATCCGTGGTGGGTCGACCTCGAGGTGCCGCCGGGCATGCACTTGCCGCCGCTACGCGTGGCGCTGCACGGGCTGGCCGTGGCGACATCGGGCAACTACCGGCGCGGCTGCCATAATCTGGATCCGCGGACCGGATACCCGACCGAAGCGGCGATCGTATCGGTCAGCGTGCTGCACGATAATGCGATGGAAGCCGATGCCTGGGCGACCGCGCTGACGGTGTCGGGTCCAGCGGCGGGGATCGTGATGGCTGACCGGCTGGGGATTGCGGCGCGTATCGTGTGTGATGCAGGCGGCGAAGTGCAGGAGCATCTTTCCGCAGCGCTGACGGCAATGCTGGCAGATTGAGAGGCGCTCGGGCGCAAAACGCCGGCCGCCAGTCATCCCCGCGCAGGCGGGGATCCATAGTGGCGAGCATAATGGTAGATCCGCAGCGTCAATTTATATGCATCCCCGCCTGCGCGGGGATGACGGCAGAGAGCCAGTTCTTAACGTAACAGCCGCTCAAGCCCCGCCAATACCTTCGACGATCACGCCCGTGCCGCCGCAATTCTGGCACTCGCCACCATTCACCTGACCGGTGCCGCGGCAGATCGGGCAGCTATTCTCGCCGGTGCCGGGAGTGCCGGGCGCGGCCTGGTCGCCGGGGTTGAGGGGTTGGTCGGACATGCTTGCGGGCTCCTGTGCTGATCCGCCACCAACGATCGTGCCCGCGATGCGCTCCGTCCGCCCGCTGGCGCCGCTGCCATCGCCGCGCTACACCGGCGCCAGAGCCGCCACAGATCGGCCGATGGAGCCCGAGGATGACCGATTTCGGCAGTTACCAGAACGAGATATACGGCGCGGGCCTGCGCGGCATCGTGCCCAAAGTGCCGGTGGATTATGCCACGCTCGTCAAACGCGCCGAGGCGGCAATGCCCCCCTTCGTCCTGCCATATGTGCAGGGCGGGTGCGGCGACGAATGGACGCAGGACCGGAATGCCGAGGCATTCCACCATTGGGGCATGGTGCCGCGCATGATGGTCGATTGCACCACGCGCGATCTGTCGACAGAGCTGTTCGGCCATACCTATCACAGCCCGATCTTCATGAGCCCGATCGGCGTGACCGGCATCTGCACGCAGGACGGGCATGGCGACATCGCCGCGGCGCAGGCGTCGGCGGCGACCGGCGTGCCGATGATGGTATCCACGCTCGGCAACGACACGCTGGAGGATGTGGCGCAGCATCTGGGCAGCACGCCCGGCTTCTTCCAGCTCTATACGCCTCGCGACCGCGATCTGGCCGAAAGCCTGGTTCGCCGCGCCGAGACGGCCGGCTACCGCGCGATCGTCGTCACGCTCGACACCTGGATCACCGGCTGGCGCCCGCGCGATCTCAACACCGGCAATTTCCCGCAGCTTCGCGGCCATGTGCTGGTCAATTACACGGCCGACCCGGTGTTCCGCCGCCTGCTCGGCAAGGATCCGGCCACCGCGCCCATGGAGACGATCGCGTTGTGGAGCCGGTTGTTCGGGCATGTCATGACCTGGGACGATCTCGCCTGGCTAAAGTCGATTACCAGCCTGCCGATCGTGCTGAAAGGCATCTGCCACCCCGATGATGCCTGGCGCGGCGTCGATCTGGGCGCCGACGCGATTTTTTGCTCCAACCATGGTGGTCGGCAGGCAAATGGCGGGATCGCCGCGATCGATCTGCTGCCGGACGTAGTGGCGGCATGCGGCGACACACCCGTGCTGTTCGATTCCGGCATCCGCTCAGGCAGCGACGTGGTGAAGGCACTGGCGCTCGGCGCACGCGCGGTCGGCGTGGGGCGGCCGTTCGCTTACGGTCTCGCGCTGGATGGTGCGGCCGGTGCCGCGCACGTGCTGAAATGCGTGCTGGCGGAGGCGGATCTGATGATGGCGGTCAACGGCATGCCGACGCTCGCGGACGTTCGCGCGGCAGGGGCGCAGCGAATCGCGCTATAGGCTTGAGGACGGCCGACACATGCTGCTCCCCGGCGGAGGCCGGGAACCAGGTGGAGAGGGTGTCGTAACGAAGTGCGGCGTGCTCTCGCTCAGGTTCCGCGACTGGACCCCGGCCTGCGACGGGGAACTCCTTGGCCAGCCAGCATTGCCGCCACGCGCGCGACATACCGGTCTCGCTGCGCAAGGCCCGCCGCATCGCTCGCATAGCTCCACCAACCAATCTGGAAGCCCAGATAGCAGAGCATCATCAGCGCCGTCAGTTCTGCCGCCGCCGGGCGCCCCGCCATCACCTGCGCGATCAGCGTCGCCGCTTCGTTTTCGCCTAGCTCCCATTCGATGATCGCCCCGGCCACGTCCCAGGCGACATCCTGACAGCCGACGAGATCGTGCGCCTCGGCATGGTCGACGGCGTCGGTCTTCAGCCAGCGCTCCGCCGTCGGCACCCATTCCCAGCGCTGCAGCCGCCCGTCGCACTGGATCGGGCGGACCGCCGGCTGGAGCTCGGCCGCCGCCTCGGCGTACCCCGTAAACAGCGCCTCGCGCGCCGCGCCCAGCACCTGCCCGATATTGTAGCGAGCCATGTTGACCAGCGACGCCAACGACGCGCCTTGCGCCGGCGCGGCGAATGCTTGCGCGCGAAAGGCGAGATAAGCGCCAAGCGGCGGCATATCCGTCCGTTCCTCCCGCGCGACCCACCGCTCGCACAGCATGCCCCGGCGTAGCGCCAGCGGCTCGGGCGAGAAGCCGGCGGCATATAGCGCCTGCGCGCGGGCGAACTTTGCCTCGGTTATGCGATCCAGCCCGGCGAACTTCAGTAGGAAGGTGCCGCCCGTCGCGTGCAGCACGAACTTGCGCGCTTCGCGCCCTGGATCGGCGGGGATGTCGCGCCCCGCGCGCCAGGCGCCGCCCGATATGTCGTGCAGCGGTGCAGTGGCCGGACCCGTCAGATCGCTGAACCAGCTGCTAAGCCCCGAATCCTGCTGGACGCCGAACAGATCGTCGATGCTGCCGACGAGGCGGCGGGCATCGTTCCATCGCGTGCGATGTTCGGGACTGGCCTGTGCCCCCAAATCCCCGCCATGCCCCGGGAGGAACAGGATACGCTCGCGGGCGACGCCCAGCCGCTCCAGCCAATCGGCGGTACCGCCGAACGAACTACCCGACAGGCCCGGTCCCTCGTCGACGATCGCGAAGGTCACCGAGGCCGGGGCGTCGCGTACCCGCGCCTCCAACGCTACGCTCGCGGCGATATCACGGCCGAAGACGTGGCCGGTCGGCCGGACCGTGAACACGTCTCGCGCGGCGCATACGGAGGCGACGAGCGCGGCGAGCGCCGTGCCGATGCTGCGCAGCCCGATCACCACCGCACCCGCCGGAACGCCCTGTGCGGCCTGCAGATACAGTTCCGGGTAGAGCGCGTAATACGCAAAG contains:
- a CDS encoding beta-glucosidase, which gives rise to MSKSLYAALLGATIIAGLGAGASTAQTRSATTEDARARANTIVARMTIDEKIALVHGLFPPMAKGKSANELIPSAGHIEGIPRLGVPLVRESDASLGVANQVEQRKGDVATALPSSLATAASFDPEIARAGGAMIGSEARAKRFNVLLAGGVNLTRDPWNGRNFEYLGEDPLLAGRLAGAHIAGVQSNRIVSTVKHFALNAQETGRTVLDGRIDEASFRMSDLLAFQIAIETGRPGSVMCAYNKVGGDWACENEHLLTEVLKRDWGYKGWVMSDWGAVHSTAKAANAGLDQQSGEELDKALYFAAPLKAAVQSGAVRASRLDDMVARYLTGLIETGAYDTPVPTVAQTPNYAQNALVAQRAAEAGIVLLKNEGDLLPLARTARRIVVIGGDADVGVLSGGGSSQVRGVGGAPIEIPLATGGSASFARITYHASSPVKALKAALPGASVSFMDGRNLNATLDAARAADLVIVFATQWTTEADDVHDLRLPNQQDALITAIAAVQPKTVAVLETGGPVLMPWIGKVPAVLQAWYPGQRGGEAIANILTGKVNPSGRLPITFPAAEAQAPRPRPVGLDRMTAAEAQAAADPGAPSAGALQSFPVDYVEGADVGYRWYEKKGRQPLFPFGHGLGYTSFAYRNLAVTGGKGLSVSFEMVNTGKRTGADVPQVYVARDGANTPMRLAAFTRVTLKPGETRRVTLTAEPRILADYDTRLPGWRIAAGTYRVALARDAADRSLLATTTLEAATMKP
- a CDS encoding DUF2271 domain-containing protein, which codes for MRNAVLSSSALLAGVIAAPAMAGTVTVTIPRLNVAEYHRPYVAVWVEPAGGGAARTVAVWYDIKKRGNEPGTKWLADLRAWWRKGGRSLNLPANGVSGATRAPGQYSIALPADLKPGAYVLNVEAARETGGRELVTVPLNVPNTSGRATGKGELGAVTLSR
- a CDS encoding ribonuclease HI, giving the protein MPMVKVFFDGGCRPNPGAMEIAVVARGRTHIVRDRGAGTSFDAEWLALIEALKVAQSLAPASFVLLGDAATVIRQAAGVAPCRGAALRHLQAFKALVPAGARVRYIKRTQNLAGIALARLHG
- a CDS encoding PepSY-associated TM helix domain-containing protein, with product MSQTTAPSRLKPKRKWRGWWLKQLHTWHWVSAAVSLSAMLLFAITGITLNHAASISATPVVVDKDAVLPAPLLATLPKAPAAGAPLPAPVAAAVARTVGVDPSRNAGEWSDSEVYVALPRPGGDAWVSIDRASGKISAETTDRGWISYLNDLHKGRNAGTAWFWFIDIFAAACVLFTLTGLLLLQLHARHRPSTWPLVALGLALPVLIAIVFLH
- a CDS encoding cupin domain-containing protein gives rise to the protein MEITRAGSQPSNKGPAAYFTGTVRIDAPFSGSGGLSGATVTFEPGARTAWHTHPLGQTLLVTAGCGRIQRAGGPIETIRPGDIVFFAAGERHWHGASPETAMTHIAIAEMQDGKAVDWLEQVADEDYAGTSPSSS
- a CDS encoding response regulator transcription factor, whose amino-acid sequence is MTIDPEPTPLSGAPLIVLVEDDPAIRTLTTRALQQNGYGVRPASSAPEMWRALEAGPVDLVLLDIMLPGTSGIDLCRALRQQSDVPIIFVSAKGSETDRVVGLELGADDYIAKPFGTSELIARIRAVLRRGALDRRHGRPEQGLLTFDGWQVNLSRRELKSPSGSLVDVTGAELDLLVSLLEHSGRVVARERLIELSRTRLGDSSDRSVDVLVSRLRRKLSHGETPAPIVTVRGIGYMLTAAVTRS
- a CDS encoding CsbD family protein: MSHTPPVPAGNQSPFPLQEAPHNNTAAPAAASSDAQPAVIASAQQGVTAARDAIAPLATKATTFARERPYATAALVGTIALAVFNSLRGRRG
- a CDS encoding MFS transporter, whose product is MADPAASAQVRPTRRSPSFLLICALAHVGGVIGYLPLLTLLLPVKIGGVAGDARIGLFTATVIAGALAASVSNILFGWLSDHMVARGGGRRVVLAGGVGGLAFAYTLVAIAASPIAIVLAVVAFQVVVNAVLAPLFAIMADEIPDMQKGVAGGLLPLANPLASALSALLVGLAFLDETSRLGLVVAAVAACVAPLLLTRARRIAPDATLVLPGAMLRRDIVIAWIARLLVQVAGNALSLYLLYYFESLGAVATADLPALVGRLLTIAFVLPLPIALAVGRVSDLLGRRKPFLLAAAIVAASGLVGMALAADWTAGAIGFCVYTTGSSVFVALHSAFAMQFLPDPQHRGRDLGFYNLTNTLPALLGPLLTWWLATPRYFDAVMLALAGLTLCGGVAMLAVRGRR
- a CDS encoding OsmC family protein, whose amino-acid sequence is MPLDKQHRYAVQVRWTGNTGSGTASYRGYERAHDIAVPGKPVIAGSSDPAFRGDASRWNPEEMLVASLAACHKLWYLGLCAQRGIVVMTYVDDAEGCMVEESGGAGQFVSVTLRPRVTIAAGADAAVAAALHDQAHAMCFIARSVNFPVTHEATIVQEAVAPA